cgggacttaatcgcgtaaaacttacgttttatatttaacccgacgtttcggacatgacattacgtccgtggtcacgggtagactggctgggagtaagttttacgcgattaagtcccgttttaatttaataatatgagtgaagatcgtgttagtttaaattaatataaatattttgattttcacattttttgtcaatgaaaataaaaacatgaaaaacgACTGGCCTCattgtttttttctaaaaaaaggttttttagaTGAAGAAATAATAAGACGGttacggtttttcgtgatttaaTATGTAACTATAACCTTGCTAtttaacgtacattttaattcgataaacattcaaaAGACAAACATTTCTTGGGGAATTCCAGatgtggtgttgccaacagtaaatttgcccccttgtaaaacaaataactattttcaagtTTGTTCTGTtatctaatttaatttttttgcggtGGCCTGACAAATGTGAGAATTTCTGAAATGTTATTGAACCGAACGGTTTCCTTCTATGGCCATCATTGGATTCACCATCATTTGCAAAGCCTGCATTAGTTCTGGTATTTTGTTTACCGCAGCAAACTCGAGCCACTGACTCCAATCTCCAGGCTTACAGGTTAGAACTATCTTTGATATGCATTTAATTGTGAGACTGTCTATTCTGTAATATGAAGCCAGCAGCAATAATGATTCAAGTCCATCTTCAGGCAAAGTCCCTAAGTACATGTACACTTTAAGGTGTTGAAGAGTTTCTAGCGTGACTCCATCTGTCTCTATGCAGCCCTCAGTTGTCTCCTTCCATTCTCGGCTTAACATCGCTTGGAAGACATTGCTATGGGCCGCTAAGTATGCCCTGTGAACTGGTACCTACATTGCCATTTGTAGTGCACAATTTGAAATCAGTAAAAGTAACATCATTGtaaaatttgaaattaaataaGTAACTTATTTATACGATTTGTTCTTATTCTTATATTAGATAAAATGTATGTTGATGTGGTGAATATAAAAAAGAAAatctattttattgttttattttacactaTCGTAATGTTTTTTAAACCTGTATAAAATGTTATTACGGTCAAGGAAAATCttgtcacaaaaaaaaatatacccttataagtttttttttttttaatagaattcTCCTTTTAATagaagcaaagacatatgtaactccatatagacagctacagtctaagaaaaaaactagatgtcactacaaataatttgcatttactgatgtatggagttacaactcttcccttattcctctatgctagtaataataataataataaatagcctTTTTATTCCATAGCTTAAAAAAGAAAatctaaataaatctaaaaataaaggtATAAAAATAAGCCATGGCCCCTTattgggtaaaggcctcctccagctttCTCCAGTCTTCTCTGTTTTGGGCCTTGTCTATCCAGTCTCTGCCTGCGGTTTTTTGGATCTCGTTTATCCATCGCTCTTTGGGTTTTCCTGACCGTCTTTTCCCGCTTGGGCCCATCCATCTAGTAACGCGTTTCGTCCATCTGTTATCAGTAGCGCGGGCCAAATGCCCGGCCCACTTCCATTTGAGTCTTTGGGTGTGTTGTACAGCGtctattattttagttttttcccTTATTTTTTCGCTCCTTTGCTTATCCTTGAGCTATGCTAGTAGTAAAATTgtaatatcaatcaatcaaaatatttattcgtataacttaaaactacacaatatgcaaaaaaaaacagtattactaaaactacaaaCTTACAAGGGATTgataagtttatcacgaaatggtcccgtctcagcgtaatcacacctcggacactggcgatcaaatatatgaaagaggcgcgttcctagcacacattctaagctcgtgtaggtgaacgcgtaccatgcttgtatgagtgagatatgacaggtcgacttttcgcgtttttgacaggctataactgtgaggtaaccgagagggggtgggcggcactttcagcgggagtggccatactgtacgatagtactctttattatactatggcATAATGCTGATccggaggtcagcgctgatcttccgacgagaccatttgtgaGACCACGAACGCAGCCGCACGACACAGCCCCATCGTAATTCGAACGCATCCTTATTGAAGCGATCAACAATATGTAGACGAGAAGCTTTGAACTTACCATACAATCTAAGGCCGGCAActgacagtcttaaaaattcataatcttaaaaaaaaattgtatgcaaactgacagttcaaactgacactgtcagatctgtcagtgtcagtttgcatacaaatcttttctaagattatgaatttttaagactgtctgatGCCGGCCTAAAAAGAGttgaaaataataggggcgccaccgtctatgtcaACCACTTTGtatgaatgaggaggcacactcaaagattatgacagatggcgccaccttattagtaaCATTGCACAAATGtgagtgtttagtaaaacgtcccacttcgCCGGTTAccgttaaggcgagatttacttgtatctttatatgaataaactgacaaagcggcttcatagcaatcgacaaaaatgggacgttttcccgtgcacactcacaaataaagaatttcatacgtaagAGGGAGAAGAAGAtcttttttctctctcacacatgtCATATGAATGATAGTGATATGCCTAGACACTTGTAGTGTGCGTTCTCATTGTATGTGGCTATTTATTTTGACACCTCAGAGGGTGCGCTCACGGGCGACTTTTggaagcgacttttttgtcgcgaccatgggctagtatgaaagtgcgcacacgaaccgacgcaacttttcagacaaatacgtaagtcgccgAGCAGCTTTGttgcccgtgggcgcgcaccctcaGTGAGGAAAGTACCTAAGTGTTCAAGGGGAGGAAGTTCAATATTagtaacgagagtaagttagtaatattcatactccccgagttacacacaatgtttttcatcacactcgcaaggtaaaaaatatgtaagtaaatagatttaaaaaagtacggtacaagaaatttcattattcccttgggagaacgatttttctataactcacgctccgcctgcgtgcaatagcacatttaaagtgcgggtgtgatgaaatagtacattacgatacaagtgcgtaaaaaaggaagttcgaaacgagtggcgataaattaaaacacgaccgaagggagggtTTTAACTCGACACGAGTttagaatttccttttcgcacgtgtatcgtacgacgtttttcagtacagatgagcctccaaagtttcgacctagcatataatgaaccacttctcgcactagtgcgtaaaaaaaaacaccatctgtactgaaaaagaaataattCCATGTCCACTCTTTTTTGACAAGCTTTTTTGCCTTTTTTACTTCGAAAGTATAACTTTTTCTGAGTATAGCTGTAAGGttgattctttttcagattatataatatttttatacaatcaACCTTAaatcagaatggatttaccagagtttgaagttaagtgtCACTGTTATCGAAATGAAAAGCGCAAACTgaacataatatttttattttccaaTGTGCCTGAAGTCGTCGAAAATTCCATTTTTAGCCTTATCTCATGAGCATTCGCTCTTGCACGCTTGTTCGCAATCCTTTAAAGAGGCATATCTGTTGTCGTTTCCTTGGCAACCTCCGTAGACGAATCGTTCGCATTCATTTGATGTTCTGTTGTATCCGTAACTGAAAAAACCATTAGGTAagtaataaatacctacttactaaagtagtaggtactttagtaagtaggtatttattactTACAGAAAACCGTACCATGAAAACACACTTCTGGAactaaaaaaggcgcgaaattgtAAATTTCTATGGACGATAAGAGGGTGCGCCCACgagcgacaaagttgctcggcgacttttttCTCGCTCACATGTAGTCTTTGGGATAGTATGACAGTGGACAGACCAGCAAGTGTGCGCACCCTAATAAAAGGCGTGGCTTCCTACAGTAGGACCGTAGAGTACCTATGACCataaagtagaaattaaaaaatggcACTAAAAtcaataggtacatatacataattattgattttttttgccattttttaatttctacctcAATccgtgtgagaaaacgggacaacactaatctttttttttatttctactctttttggtcagactgtaaacCTTGACATTGGcggaatgaggaggcacactcaaagttTATGACaaatggcgccaccctattagggttcgcgcccacgggcgacaaagttgctcggcgacttacgtatttgtatgaaaagctgcgtcgcttcgtgtgcgcactttcatactagcccatggtcGCGAGAAAAATGTCGCCCGTGGGCGGCCTCTTAGTCTATTGCTTTCATACGTGAGAAcgagatgatatgttttttctctctcacgcATATGAATTACAGTgccatgcctagacacttgcgcaggcgccgcctggcaggATAAGGTCAGTTTGCCTCCTCATTATCAACGAGCCATAAAACTTAAAagtgattgaaaatgtaggtttaatttccatagaaaatttgaatttcgcgccatttttatgccaagatttttaaattatttaatttcgtCCAACTTGGATCATACAATTTACGAACGGCAAACGGGAAGATTTAGCTGACCTTCTAAACTTTAGACTGGAatgtattttttcccctcactagctcggaaacacgtgttttgtcctttaataccagcgggtaaaaacgcattttatccactagtggataaagtaattagatcttaaatagaggcaaattttctgctttaaaattgataaaagtgggttaatctagtgatgaagatgttttaccacctgtggaactactggaagcagtgataaacacgtttcttgcgttgtactttcctcgctattgtgaggggaaaagttttgtgttacacacgagtgcaaatgtattttacttctcatttgttgaaaaactcgcaagctcaggattctattctcgaaccactcgcaattccacactcggcgttaaaatacaactttgcactcttgtataacgaATAACTATTTTTTGCATACCTGGGCACATTGGCTCGACACGGTCCAGTCACTATGGGCAGGGAACAGGCATCATCTGTACAAAAacgacaaaaaatatttaaatttgtttaactGTATCAAAGACATATTCGTCACTaagtacttttaaaaaatctcgtatctcacgctgttcctcaaagttaaaacgcagtaagtctatatgcattccatacatacttactacaattttcttttcattgacagacgaagatttttttaaagtagtgacgaatgtAACTCCGCATAGACGGATAagatctaagaaaaaacgtacctcaaagccatagagaaaacggtacgatggcctagatggcgttacacctttggagaacgctcggctagctggcgctaatattaatatttgagattttaatacatatcaagctaacaatatgggccaaattgtcaaaactgaggttcaaaagttttaagcttgtgtcgagagatggcactggcagtctatgcactgtgattacacactttactttgacagtaactctctataatactcgatcctcttttacTGTACATATGGCGCTATATTACCACACTTGTGGTCCTGAACAACTCGAAACATTTTAACAGGGCGTATTCCTGACCAttgtcggtaccagcctgtgtatggttgggtggggcaaacaggcaatagcaaggcgacgaacaggtctggtaccgactacaaaaataattgatttgtttataatttggatgtttagattattgcaatacgataagaaatctgaattcaaaggtttattatttttccctcactagctcggaaacacgtgtttcgtcctttaataccagcgggtaaaaacgcattttatccactagtgggtaaagtaatttgaccttgaataaaatcaaattaactgcttttaaattgataaaagtaggtgaacctagtaataaagatgatttaccacctgtggaactactggaagcagtgataactgataaacgcattttttgcgttgtagtttcctcgctatagtgaggggaaaagttttgtgttacactcgggtgcaaatgtattttacttctcgtgtgttaaaaaactcgcaagttcaggattctattctcgaaccactcgcttcactcgtggttcaactatagaatcctttcacttgctcgtttttcaattccacactcgacgttaaaatacaactttgccccttgtataacaaataactattttgctttttaaattctccgtgttttgtaacgcgcttatttttgaaggcggttttattttttgttaaaatgttaatttatgaGAGAGTAAAATGTCATTATAAAA
This Leguminivora glycinivorella isolate SPB_JAAS2020 chromosome 24, LegGlyc_1.1, whole genome shotgun sequence DNA region includes the following protein-coding sequences:
- the LOC125238563 gene encoding trypsin inhibitor-like, with the translated sequence MQKFLVQLFLFALFAKMSLAADDACSLPIVTGPCRANVPSYGYNRTSNECERFVYGGCQGNDNRYASLKDCEQACKSECS